One window of Corynebacterium accolens genomic DNA carries:
- the nagB gene encoding glucosamine-6-phosphate deaminase — MDILIRSTPAEVAIAAADIFVRYANAGATLGLATGSTPVAMYQELTARYERQEVSFARSRAFLLDEYVGLARSHEQSYYSTIRRVFTSHVDFIDELVQSPEGDAADSDRAAAAYDQAIRHAGGIDIQLLGIGGNGHIGFNEPSSSLQSRTRLETLHPRTVQDNARFFENTDSVPRYALTQGLGTISEARHLLLLATGTEKSSAVRDMVEGPLSAHCPASVLQLHPRATVILDEDAASQLEDYEYYRFVDEHRPH; from the coding sequence ATGGACATCCTCATTCGTTCCACACCAGCAGAGGTGGCTATTGCCGCCGCCGATATCTTCGTCCGCTATGCCAACGCCGGGGCCACCTTGGGCCTGGCCACGGGTTCTACTCCGGTAGCGATGTATCAAGAACTCACCGCCCGCTACGAGCGCCAAGAGGTGAGTTTCGCTCGCAGCCGAGCCTTCCTCCTCGATGAATACGTGGGGCTGGCTCGCTCCCATGAGCAGTCGTATTACTCCACCATCCGCCGCGTATTTACCAGTCACGTCGACTTCATCGATGAGTTAGTGCAGAGCCCCGAGGGCGATGCCGCGGACTCGGACCGCGCCGCAGCCGCCTATGACCAGGCCATTCGCCATGCTGGCGGCATCGATATCCAGCTGCTGGGCATCGGTGGCAATGGGCACATCGGCTTTAATGAGCCCTCCAGCTCCTTGCAATCGCGCACGCGCCTGGAAACGCTGCACCCGCGGACGGTGCAGGATAATGCCCGCTTCTTCGAGAACACGGACAGTGTTCCTCGCTATGCGCTGACCCAGGGGCTCGGCACCATCAGCGAGGCCCGTCACCTATTGCTGCTGGCCACTGGGACCGAAAAATCCAGCGCGGTCCGCGACATGGTGGAGGGCCCGCTGTCCGCGCACTGCCCGGCCTCGGTCCTCCAGCTACACCCACGGGCCACGGTGATTCTCGATGAAGACGCGGCTTCCCAGTTGGAAGATTACGAGTACTACCGCTTTGTGGATGAGCACCGTCCGCACTGA
- a CDS encoding dihydroxyacetone kinase family protein → MKHSAFRNSQESFLSDSLAGFIAQHPDATWHDAGFIGRSTPLRTADDKPAVAVISGGGSGHEPMHAGFIGQGMLAAACPGLLFTSPNAVQVSEATQWADQGRGVLHIVKNYTGDVMNFTVARNAAEDVDTRSVLVADDIATEGTGEGPGRRGTGATILVEKVAGAAAYRGDDLDKVTELAERTADQSRSMSVALGSGFLPTTGRETFDLDDGHMEVGVGIHGEPGTHTEKVDSAHAIVATVLEKLGAALDINSGDEVVCLVNGLGGTTPLELSLVFGEASAQLAEKGITVVRSMVGNFVTAVNMHGVSITLLKADDELLELIDAPTQAPAWPHTLGGAKQVESARITFEDELPTEGEENQWLSDFVDRVQSSIEELTELDRKAGDGDFGTNMEAALESIKLPLRGADDEIFTGLAKRFLVLAGGTSGAVFGSFFNDMARAQTLAEGLSSAAEFIQELGGAQRGDCTMLDALIPAAEKAKEIGAERPDEQTLQALYEAAREGVEETGKIAAKKGRASYLGDRSKGVIDPGALVVSWLFGGQALSAD, encoded by the coding sequence ATGAAGCACTCAGCATTTCGCAATAGCCAAGAATCCTTCCTGTCTGATTCCCTGGCCGGGTTCATCGCCCAGCATCCCGATGCCACCTGGCACGACGCGGGCTTCATCGGGCGCAGCACCCCGCTGCGCACGGCCGATGATAAACCGGCGGTCGCGGTCATCTCCGGTGGCGGATCCGGCCACGAGCCCATGCACGCCGGCTTCATTGGGCAAGGCATGCTCGCCGCTGCCTGCCCGGGCCTGCTGTTTACCTCCCCGAATGCGGTCCAGGTCAGCGAAGCCACGCAGTGGGCCGATCAGGGCAGGGGAGTGCTGCACATTGTGAAGAATTACACCGGCGATGTCATGAACTTCACCGTGGCCCGCAATGCGGCAGAGGACGTAGATACGCGTTCCGTCTTGGTTGCCGATGATATTGCTACCGAAGGCACCGGCGAGGGCCCCGGACGGCGCGGTACCGGTGCCACGATCCTGGTGGAAAAGGTGGCCGGTGCCGCGGCGTATCGCGGCGATGACTTGGATAAGGTCACCGAGCTTGCTGAACGGACCGCCGATCAATCCCGCAGCATGTCCGTGGCACTGGGATCCGGCTTTTTGCCCACCACGGGGCGCGAAACCTTTGATCTGGATGACGGGCACATGGAAGTCGGCGTGGGCATCCATGGCGAGCCTGGCACGCACACGGAGAAGGTCGATAGTGCCCATGCCATCGTGGCCACCGTGCTGGAAAAGCTGGGTGCTGCCCTTGATATCAACAGCGGCGACGAGGTGGTGTGCCTAGTCAACGGTTTGGGCGGCACCACGCCTTTGGAGCTGAGCCTGGTATTCGGCGAGGCGTCCGCGCAGCTGGCGGAGAAGGGGATTACGGTAGTGCGCTCCATGGTGGGCAACTTCGTCACCGCGGTCAATATGCACGGCGTATCCATCACGCTGCTCAAGGCCGACGATGAGCTGCTTGAGCTTATCGATGCCCCAACCCAAGCCCCCGCCTGGCCCCATACCTTGGGCGGTGCCAAGCAGGTGGAATCGGCGCGGATTACCTTTGAAGATGAACTGCCCACCGAAGGCGAAGAGAACCAGTGGTTGAGTGACTTCGTCGACCGCGTGCAATCTTCCATCGAGGAGTTGACCGAGCTTGACCGCAAGGCCGGCGATGGGGACTTCGGTACCAATATGGAGGCGGCGCTGGAAAGCATTAAACTGCCGCTGCGCGGCGCGGATGATGAGATTTTCACCGGCTTGGCCAAGCGCTTCCTCGTCCTAGCGGGCGGAACCTCGGGCGCGGTCTTCGGCAGCTTCTTCAACGACATGGCCCGCGCGCAGACCTTAGCGGAAGGTTTAAGCAGCGCGGCGGAGTTTATTCAGGAACTTGGCGGCGCGCAGCGCGGGGATTGCACCATGCTCGATGCGCTCATTCCGGCTGCTGAAAAGGCGAAAGAAATCGGTGCAGAGCGCCCAGACGAGCAAACGCTCCAGGCCCTGTACGAGGCCGCACGCGAGGGCGTGGAAGAAACCGGAAAGATCGCTGCCAAGAAGGGACGCGCGTCTTACCTGGGTGATCGCAGCAAGGGAGTCATCGATCCCGGTGCCCTCGTGGTTAGCTGGCTATTTGGGGGACAAGCCCTGTCAGCTGACTAG
- a CDS encoding rhomboid family intramembrane serine protease, whose protein sequence is MVKNYLRTAPVTSTIAAICIIAWSITAVQARTLGETFFLSTLSQDWALWGPQYADAPLTALSSEFMHLDGGHLAVNMVMLLLIGREVERALNTGLYIAAYLVSCLGASAMVLWFDFGTPTVGASGAIFALMGMLVGVFRQRGMDLRAPIVLVLVNVGYTFVAEGVSLWGHLGGLCTGIILSFFLFHRNKSVRWAGVALTGAVIIVLLALRAGVWG, encoded by the coding sequence ATGGTGAAAAATTATTTGCGAACCGCCCCCGTTACCTCGACCATCGCCGCGATCTGCATCATCGCGTGGTCAATTACCGCGGTACAAGCTCGCACATTGGGCGAGACCTTCTTTCTCTCCACGCTGAGCCAAGACTGGGCCTTGTGGGGGCCGCAGTACGCCGATGCGCCGCTAACGGCGCTGTCCTCGGAATTCATGCACTTGGACGGCGGGCACCTCGCGGTCAATATGGTGATGCTCCTGCTCATCGGTAGGGAAGTAGAGCGCGCCTTAAATACCGGGCTATACATTGCCGCGTACCTAGTTTCTTGTTTGGGCGCTTCCGCCATGGTGCTGTGGTTCGATTTTGGCACGCCCACGGTAGGCGCCTCCGGGGCGATCTTTGCCCTGATGGGCATGCTGGTGGGCGTCTTCCGGCAACGCGGGATGGACTTGCGCGCGCCCATCGTCCTCGTATTGGTCAATGTGGGCTATACCTTCGTCGCAGAGGGAGTCTCCCTGTGGGGCCACCTTGGTGGCTTGTGCACCGGCATCATCTTGAGCTTCTTCCTCTTTCATCGAAATAAATCCGTGCGCTGGGCGGGTGTCGCTCTTACCGGTGCGGTCATCATTGTGTTATTGGCCCTGCGAGCTGGGGTTTGGGGATAA
- a CDS encoding peptidylprolyl isomerase: MAGMTQKTATATMHTNYGDIVIDLFGNHAPVTVENFIGLAKGEKDYSTQNAKGEQSGPFYEGAIFHRIIDNFMIQGGDPTGTGRGGPGYQFQDEFHPELQFDRPFLLAMANAGPGTNGSQFFITVAPTPHLNNHHTIFGEVTDPASQEVVSKIGKVDTDRMDRPHEDVVIESIDIA; the protein is encoded by the coding sequence ATGGCTGGCATGACTCAGAAGACCGCAACTGCAACGATGCATACCAACTACGGCGATATTGTTATCGATCTCTTCGGTAACCACGCACCGGTAACCGTTGAAAACTTCATCGGTTTGGCCAAGGGCGAAAAGGACTACTCCACCCAGAACGCAAAGGGCGAGCAGTCCGGCCCGTTCTACGAGGGCGCCATCTTCCACCGCATCATCGATAACTTCATGATCCAGGGCGGCGACCCCACCGGCACCGGCCGCGGTGGCCCGGGCTACCAGTTCCAGGACGAGTTCCACCCAGAGCTGCAGTTCGACCGCCCATTCCTGCTGGCCATGGCCAATGCTGGCCCAGGCACCAACGGTTCCCAGTTCTTCATCACCGTGGCGCCGACCCCGCACCTGAACAACCACCACACCATCTTCGGTGAGGTTACGGACCCGGCTTCGCAGGAAGTCGTCTCCAAGATTGGCAAGGTCGACACCGACCGGATGGACCGTCCGCATGAGGACGTTGTCATCGAGTCCATCGATATCGCCTAA
- a CDS encoding N-acetylglucosamine-6-phosphate deacetylase produces the protein MQTQRKSRVEGLYIDEDVELRAGALNFGGRIEDISLGDVPAAQAAWQSGDPDVLLWVPGFVDLHNHGGNGGSFPNGDYYQCRAAARFHRAHGTTTLIASMVSGTQAELCARAELLATLAEEGDIAGIHMEGPFIAAAKCGAQDPSRIVPGDPDFFRAVIDAARGHLRSITFAPETPAAAELLEVCAEHDIIASLGHTEADYETTLRVMGQAQDLGVTVTGTHLFNAMPPIHHRNPGTVAALLTGSKAGDVGVELIADGVHLADGTVDMAYNRRSFAVTDAMAAAGMADGSYELGSLPVTVTGGVARVDSGAIAGGTSTLAQQFARFAARHGAEEAVRFTSTTAADVLGDKDIGRLAPGKRANLVGLNAHFEPMRVIADGIDITAATDTDSR, from the coding sequence ATGCAGACACAGAGGAAGAGCCGCGTAGAAGGCCTGTACATCGATGAAGATGTCGAACTGCGTGCTGGTGCGCTGAACTTTGGCGGGCGCATTGAAGACATCTCGCTTGGTGATGTCCCCGCAGCGCAGGCGGCCTGGCAATCTGGTGACCCAGACGTTTTGCTGTGGGTCCCAGGTTTTGTGGACCTGCACAATCATGGCGGCAATGGCGGAAGCTTTCCTAATGGTGACTATTACCAGTGCCGAGCCGCTGCGCGCTTCCATCGCGCCCATGGCACCACCACGCTGATAGCCAGCATGGTCTCTGGAACGCAGGCGGAACTGTGCGCGCGGGCGGAGCTGCTCGCCACGTTGGCAGAAGAAGGGGATATCGCCGGCATCCACATGGAAGGCCCGTTTATCGCCGCTGCCAAATGTGGCGCGCAGGATCCATCGCGCATCGTGCCGGGGGATCCAGACTTTTTCCGCGCGGTCATCGATGCAGCCCGCGGGCATTTGCGCTCCATTACTTTTGCCCCAGAAACCCCGGCCGCAGCGGAGCTCCTCGAGGTCTGCGCCGAGCACGATATCATCGCCAGCTTGGGCCATACCGAGGCAGATTACGAGACCACGCTGCGGGTCATGGGGCAGGCACAAGACTTGGGCGTTACCGTGACCGGGACCCACCTTTTTAATGCCATGCCGCCCATCCACCACCGCAACCCTGGCACGGTGGCCGCCCTGCTCACCGGCTCGAAGGCCGGCGATGTGGGAGTAGAGCTCATTGCCGATGGCGTGCATCTTGCCGATGGCACCGTGGATATGGCCTATAACCGCCGCTCCTTTGCGGTCACCGATGCGATGGCCGCTGCCGGCATGGCCGATGGCTCCTATGAGCTGGGCTCCCTGCCCGTTACCGTGACCGGCGGCGTGGCGCGGGTGGACAGTGGCGCCATCGCCGGTGGAACCTCCACCTTGGCGCAGCAATTTGCGCGTTTTGCCGCGCGCCACGGCGCAGAGGAGGCGGTTCGGTTTACCTCCACCACGGCCGCTGACGTACTGGGGGATAAGGACATAGGGCGTTTGGCTCCCGGCAAGCGCGCCAACCTCGTGGGCCTGAATGCGCACTTCGAGCCCATGCGCGTCATCGCTGATGGCATTGACATCACCGCCGCGACAGATACTGATTCACGTTAG
- a CDS encoding phytoene desaturase family protein has product MDKQPHAVIVGAGPNGLTAAARLATAGWRVDVYERASHPGGAAASSTEIFPGTVVDLGAAGHPFGIASPAFRALDLESHGLRWCHARYPMAHPLEGAQAGILHNSLEETAAGLGTDARAWTRLHGHVVRNIDEHVNNALTPLVRWPEHPVRLAQFGAPGVLPASALARAAFTSPQARALFAGSAVHAITSPTRAFTSAFGLLFGALGMTRGWPVVEGGTQALADALVSLLRSHNARIYTGADITDVRSLPRADALILNLTPRQVLGLGGLDLPARTRRNLRRWRYGSAVYKVDFHLSEPVPWADPRVGQAGTVHVGGSVEEIGGAEMDISKRRMPENPLVMVCQQYVADPSRGLVLWTYAHVPHGYEERYPGEVTGLIARQIERFAPGFRDTILATRATSPADLERWNPNLVGGDIAGGAMTGLQTVLRPRLSVHPHRLAPGIFMASGSTAPGAGVHGMPGWWAAESAATP; this is encoded by the coding sequence GTGGATAAACAACCGCACGCCGTGATCGTCGGCGCAGGGCCCAATGGGCTCACCGCCGCGGCCCGCCTCGCTACAGCCGGTTGGCGCGTGGATGTGTATGAGCGCGCCAGCCACCCGGGTGGGGCAGCGGCATCGTCGACGGAGATCTTCCCAGGCACCGTCGTCGATCTCGGCGCGGCCGGTCATCCTTTCGGCATCGCGAGCCCGGCCTTCCGCGCGCTCGATCTGGAATCGCACGGCCTGCGCTGGTGCCATGCGCGCTATCCCATGGCCCATCCACTGGAGGGCGCGCAGGCGGGCATTCTTCACAATTCTCTAGAGGAGACCGCCGCGGGGCTCGGCACCGATGCTCGGGCGTGGACCCGCCTGCACGGCCACGTGGTGCGCAATATCGACGAGCACGTGAATAATGCGCTCACCCCGCTGGTGCGCTGGCCTGAGCACCCAGTGCGCTTGGCGCAATTCGGCGCGCCGGGCGTGCTTCCGGCGAGCGCGCTCGCGCGGGCGGCATTTACTTCCCCGCAGGCCCGCGCCTTATTCGCCGGTAGCGCGGTGCACGCCATTACCTCGCCTACCAGGGCTTTTACCTCCGCTTTCGGCCTGCTCTTTGGCGCGCTCGGCATGACCCGCGGCTGGCCGGTGGTAGAAGGCGGCACGCAGGCGCTTGCCGATGCCCTCGTCTCCCTCCTCCGCTCCCACAACGCCCGCATCTACACCGGCGCCGACATCACGGATGTGCGCAGCCTGCCCCGCGCCGATGCCCTTATCCTCAACCTCACCCCGCGTCAGGTTCTCGGGCTGGGCGGGCTCGACCTTCCTGCACGGACTCGACGAAACCTGCGGCGGTGGCGCTATGGCAGCGCGGTGTACAAGGTGGACTTTCACCTAAGCGAACCCGTGCCGTGGGCCGATCCCCGCGTGGGGCAAGCGGGCACCGTCCACGTGGGCGGCAGCGTGGAGGAGATTGGTGGGGCGGAAATGGACATCAGCAAGCGCCGCATGCCCGAAAATCCCCTGGTCATGGTGTGTCAACAGTACGTGGCCGACCCGTCGCGCGGGCTGGTGCTGTGGACCTACGCGCACGTGCCGCACGGCTATGAGGAGCGCTACCCGGGTGAGGTGACCGGCCTCATTGCGCGGCAGATCGAGCGCTTTGCACCAGGTTTTCGCGATACCATCCTGGCCACCCGCGCCACGAGTCCGGCCGATCTGGAACGCTGGAACCCCAACCTGGTGGGTGGCGATATCGCCGGTGGCGCCATGACCGGGCTGCAGACCGTGCTGCGCCCGCGCCTTTCCGTGCACCCACACCGGCTCGCGCCGGGAATATTCATGGCATCAGGATCCACCGCGCCCGGGGCCGGCGTCCATGGCATGCCCGGATGGTGGGCCGCTGAAAGTGCGGCTACGCCTTAA